The following proteins come from a genomic window of Lineus longissimus chromosome 18, tnLinLong1.2, whole genome shotgun sequence:
- the LOC135502029 gene encoding sex peptide receptor-like, whose amino-acid sequence MGSPSMQYNSSFGGSDHGNITMTSEEEGGGGPSNMTRSLVHLDSEFPPDYALPINGYLIPPLILFTIITNSLVCIVLLKPHMRSPTNMLLVAMAVSDTLTGLTPVPQYLYFYTFGYHREWVPYEWCVVNSVLGRALPTIFHTASIWLTLALAAQRYICVCHSIFAKRWCTQQNVLRTIAVIYFLSFVVHISTFLDTQYYPTTDDSFVNPKVGITVRACKMVQHEWFAKNHMIFYNIYMWFRIVFIHIFPCISLVILNALLIKTMKEAKKRRAQLLRQNKKNECKKLKDSSCTTMMMVAVVGVFLTVEIPAGIFILFYAVVNTVVSIADFKVLFPIITLILNFFILLSYPVNFFIYCGMSRQFRETFKRLFLRGSQSPVEREHSQYMTLANENGRCNVNMANTTSTTTSAI is encoded by the coding sequence ATGGGCTCTCCGTCGATGCAGTACAACTCTAGCTTCGGGGGTTCGGACCATGGCAACATCACCATGACGAGCGAGGAGGAAGGCGGTGGCGGGCCGAGTAACATGACACGCTCTCTTGTACACCTGGACAGTGAGTTCCCGCCTGACTACGCCCTCCCTATCAACGGTTACCTTATTCCGCCCTTGATATTGTTCACCATCATCACAAACAGTTTGGTCTGCATCGTTCTGCTAAAACCACACATGCGATCCCCGACGAATATGTTACTAGTCGCCATGGCGGTATCAGACACGCTCACAGGCCTAACCCCTGTTCCGCAGTACCTCTACTTCTACACATTTGGATATCATAGGGAATGGGTGCCGTACGAATGGTGCGTGGTCAACTCGGTGCTCGGCCGGGCACTTCCCACCATTTTCCACACTGCTTCAATATGGCTGACACTGGCCCTTGCGGCGCAGCGGTACATCTGCGTGTGTCATTCTATATTTGCGAAAAGGTGGTGTACGCAACAAAATGTGCTACGGACTATTGCTGTCATATATTTTCTCTCCTTTGTGGTCCATATAAGCACATTTCTAGACACGCAGTACTACCCTACCACTGATGACAGTTTTGTAAATCCGAAAGTAGGGATAACAGTCCGGGCGTGTAAGATGGTTCAACATGAATGGTTTGCTAAAAATCACATGATCTTCTACAACATTTATATGTGGTTCAGAATCGTTTTCATCCATATCTTCCCGTGTATAAGTCTGGTGATTTTAAACGCCTTGCTGATTAAGACCATGAAAGAGGCAAAGAAACGCCGGGCACAGCTCCTGCGCCAGAACAAAAAGAACGAGTGCAAGAAGCTGAAGGACTCTAGCTGCACGACTATGATGATGGTGGCGGTAGTTGGGGTATTCCTAACAGTGGAAATACCCGCCGGAATATTCATCCTGTTCTACGCGGTTGTGAACACGGTGGTCAGTATCGCAGACTTCAAAGTACTTTTCCCGATTATAACgttaattttgaactttttcatactATTGTCGTATCCCGTGAACTTTTTTATTTACTGCGGAATGTCACGTCAGTTCCGGGAGACTTTCAAGCGGTTGTTTTTACGGGGCAGCCAATCACCAGTCGAGAGAGAGCACTCGCAGTACATGACACTGGCCAATGAGAATGGTCGTTGTAATGTCAATATGGCGAACACCACTTCTACAACAACGTCTGCTATTTGA
- the LOC135502030 gene encoding sex peptide receptor-like gives MDNISSTVGYSPLLPTTDYVQTSADPNCTNASMDMETVITVDMNGPLSYNIPINGYISPLVIIFTLVTNSLVCVILLKPNMRSPTNMILVFMAVSDTLTGLSPIPWYLYAFTAGNYKDYVPFEWCSVQSLLNRALPTVFHTMSIWLTLALAIQRYIYVCHFLLAKKLCTMKNVVKGSGGIFIVSVAVHILMFIDQLFKPIEVPSLINPNVTVKACFMGTPEFLNPIAMPLYNTYYWFRVLFIHLIPCIMLVVINALLIRTMQKAKKRRTQLLKQNRKSEVRKLKDANCTTMMMVAVVGVFLVVELPSGILFAVFIINTTFSLGILERDVEKKVSTIFNLLILISYPINFFIYAGMSRQFRETFKRLFCKGPLPLDREHSQYSALANENGRIVNTCTTAI, from the coding sequence ATGGATAACATTTCGTCAACCGTGGGCTACTCGCCGCTCTTGCCGACTACGGACTATGTCCAAACGTCTGCAGATCCAAATTGCACCAACGCGTCGATGGATATGGAAACTGTCATAACGGTGGACATGAACGGACCACTGAGCTACAACATACCTATAAATGGCTACATCAGTCCTTTGGTGATCATCTTTACGTTGGTAACAAACTCCCTAGTTTGTGTGATTCTACTGAAACCGAACATGCGCTCGCCTACCAATATGATACTTGTGTTCATGGCTGTCTCAGACACCCTGACTGGACTCTCGCCGATCCCTTGGTACCTCTACGCATTCACGGCCGGAAACTACAAAGACTACGTCCCTTTTGAATGGTGCAGTGTGCAGAGTCTACTCAACAGGGCCCTTCCCACGGTGTTCCACACGATGTCGATATGGCTGACTCTAGCTCTCGCCATTCAACGGTACATCTACGTGTGTCATTTTTTACTCGCCAAGAAATTGTGTACCATGAAGAATGTGGTCAAAGGCTCAGGGGGCATTTTCATTGTGAGTGTAGCTGTCCATATTCTTATGTTTATTGATCAATTATTCAAGCCAATAGAGGTGCCCTCTTTGATAAATCCTAACGTGACCGTCAAGGCCTGCTTCATGGGTACCCCAGAGTTTTTAAACCCCATAGCTATGCCTCTCTATAACACCTACTATTGGTTCAGAGTGCTGTTCATTCACTTGATCCCCTGTATCATGCTAGTCGTCATCAATGCCTTACTGATACGGACCATGCAGAAAGCTAAGAAACGGCGAACCCAACTTTTGAAACAGAATAGGAAGTCAGAAGTGAGGAAATTGAAAGATGCGAACTGcacgacaatgatgatggtgGCTGTTGTTGGGGTGTTCCTCGTTGTGGAGCTCCCCTCTGGAATTCTCTTCGCCGTCTTTATTATTAACACGACCTTCAGTCTTGGAATTCTAGAACGCGACGTGGAAAAAAAAGTGTCTACTATTTTTAACTTGCTGATTCTCATTAGTTATCCaattaatttcttcatttacgCTGGGATGTCGAGACAATTCAGGGAGACATTCAAACGGTTATTCTGTAAAGGCCCCCTCCCATTGGACAGAGAACACTCCCAATATAGTGCGTTAGCCAATGAGAATGGACGAATTGTGAATACTTGTACGACTGCGATATGA